A genomic window from Tolypothrix sp. PCC 7910 includes:
- the grpE gene encoding nucleotide exchange factor GrpE: MIDENKQVNNTSQQLGEPIEVKQAMMSDSAAQINFNESGSEVTEPVAATTNVSGDTPATPDNGVAASERTEEQTAALAGLTQQIESLKAQLEERSTQYLRIAADFENYRKRNQKEKEDLEVQVKRNTITELLPVVDNFERARSHLKPQTDSEMTIHKSYQGVYKQLVDCLKRLGVSPMRPEGQEFDPNLHEAVMREPTDEHPEGTVLEELVRGYYLGERVLRHAMVKVAAPKEDTSPAQDNQSSSDNS, from the coding sequence ATGATAGACGAAAATAAACAGGTAAACAATACAAGCCAGCAATTGGGTGAACCAATAGAGGTAAAGCAAGCAATGATGAGCGACTCCGCAGCCCAAATAAACTTTAACGAATCTGGCAGCGAGGTGACTGAGCCAGTGGCAGCCACAACAAATGTATCAGGAGATACACCAGCTACACCTGACAATGGTGTTGCAGCTTCTGAGAGAACCGAAGAACAAACGGCCGCTTTAGCAGGATTGACTCAACAAATTGAGTCTCTCAAAGCGCAACTAGAAGAGCGCAGCACTCAATATCTGCGAATTGCGGCAGATTTTGAGAATTACCGCAAACGCAACCAAAAAGAAAAAGAAGATTTAGAAGTACAGGTGAAGCGGAATACGATTACGGAATTGCTGCCAGTAGTCGATAATTTTGAGCGGGCGCGATCGCACCTCAAACCCCAAACCGATAGCGAAATGACAATTCATAAAAGCTATCAAGGTGTTTACAAGCAATTAGTAGACTGCTTGAAACGCTTAGGTGTATCTCCAATGCGTCCCGAAGGTCAAGAATTCGATCCTAATCTGCATGAAGCCGTAATGCGCGAACCTACGGATGAACATCCAGAAGGAACAGTGTTAGAAGAGTTAGTACGCGGATATTACTTGGGTGAACGCGTACTGCGCCATGCAATGGTGAAGGTAGCTGCTCCCAAGGAAGATACATCACCAGCACAAGATAATCAGTCGAGTTCTGACAACTCTTAA
- the dnaK gene encoding molecular chaperone DnaK, translating into MGKVIGIDLGTTNSCVAVLEGGQPVVIANSEGGRTTPSIVGFGKGGDRLVGQLAKRQAVTNAENTVFSIKRFIGRRWEETATERDRSPYQCVKGRDDTVDVQIRGRNYTPQEVSAMILQKLKQDAENFLGETVTQAVITVPAYFTDAQRQATKDAGTIAGLEVLRIINEPTAAALAFGLDKHNDEQLILVFDLGGGTFDVSILQLGDGVFEVKATNGNNQLGGDDFDDCVIRWIVERFVQEEKIDLSQDKMALQRLREAAEKAKIELSHMASTSINLPFITADETGPKHLELELSRSKFEELTAHLIEATIEPMIQALKDSDHKAQDIDRIILVGGSTRIPAVQNALIKFFNGKTPDRSVNPDEAVALGAAVQAGVIGGEVDNLLLLDVIPLSLGIETLGEVFTKIIERNTTIPTSRSQVFSTAVDGQTSVEIHVLQGERAMARDNKSLGKFLLAGIPPAPRGVPQIEVSFEIDVNGILKVSAQDKGTGREQSIRITNTGGLSNQEVERMRQAAEAFAEEDKRRKELVELKNQAENLFFSYDSTLRDNGDLIGEDMKVLANEKVKQLQAAMTNPSISVQEFQQYLDDFQKTLFAIGANVYNRANNQLDEGQEVSEELFTSQPEQPISGTLIPEFNFDFDDENTAQADYEAID; encoded by the coding sequence ATGGGAAAAGTTATTGGGATCGATTTAGGTACTACGAACAGTTGCGTTGCAGTTTTAGAAGGCGGTCAACCAGTGGTGATCGCTAATTCCGAGGGTGGACGCACTACTCCTAGTATTGTGGGATTTGGCAAGGGGGGCGATCGCTTGGTTGGTCAGCTGGCAAAGCGACAAGCCGTCACAAATGCCGAAAACACAGTATTTAGTATTAAAAGATTTATTGGTCGGCGCTGGGAAGAAACCGCAACAGAACGCGATCGCTCGCCTTATCAATGTGTGAAAGGTCGCGATGATACCGTTGATGTCCAAATTCGCGGACGTAATTATACACCCCAAGAAGTTTCTGCCATGATTCTACAGAAACTCAAACAGGATGCAGAAAATTTTCTGGGTGAAACTGTTACTCAGGCAGTAATTACCGTACCAGCATATTTCACAGATGCCCAAAGGCAAGCTACCAAAGACGCAGGTACCATTGCCGGGTTAGAAGTCTTACGAATCATTAACGAACCGACTGCGGCTGCATTAGCCTTTGGTTTAGATAAGCACAATGATGAACAGTTAATTTTAGTCTTTGACTTGGGAGGCGGTACCTTTGACGTATCCATCCTGCAATTGGGAGATGGAGTTTTTGAAGTCAAAGCCACCAATGGTAATAATCAGCTGGGTGGTGACGACTTTGATGACTGTGTGATTCGCTGGATTGTTGAACGCTTCGTGCAAGAAGAGAAAATTGACCTTTCCCAAGACAAGATGGCTCTGCAACGGCTCAGGGAAGCAGCAGAAAAGGCAAAAATTGAACTGTCTCACATGGCAAGCACCTCGATTAACTTGCCTTTTATTACCGCCGATGAAACAGGCCCGAAGCATCTAGAACTTGAACTCAGCCGCTCGAAATTTGAAGAACTGACAGCCCATTTGATTGAAGCTACCATCGAACCGATGATTCAAGCGCTCAAGGATTCCGATCACAAAGCACAAGATATAGATCGGATCATTTTGGTTGGTGGTTCTACTCGCATTCCTGCTGTTCAAAACGCTCTCATCAAGTTTTTCAATGGTAAAACACCCGATCGCTCGGTTAACCCTGATGAAGCTGTAGCATTGGGTGCGGCTGTCCAAGCTGGTGTGATTGGTGGTGAAGTCGATAATCTCTTGCTATTGGATGTAATTCCCCTGTCTTTGGGAATTGAAACTTTGGGAGAAGTTTTTACCAAAATCATTGAACGTAACACAACAATTCCTACTAGCAGATCCCAGGTTTTTTCCACCGCCGTTGATGGGCAAACCTCCGTCGAAATTCATGTTCTCCAAGGTGAACGCGCAATGGCGCGGGATAACAAAAGTTTGGGTAAGTTCCTGTTAGCAGGAATTCCCCCAGCCCCCCGTGGTGTGCCACAAATTGAAGTATCTTTTGAAATCGATGTCAATGGCATCCTCAAGGTTTCTGCTCAAGACAAAGGTACTGGTAGAGAACAAAGCATTCGCATTACCAATACAGGTGGCTTGAGTAACCAAGAAGTAGAAAGGATGAGGCAAGCAGCCGAAGCCTTTGCCGAAGAAGATAAACGTCGTAAAGAACTGGTAGAACTGAAAAATCAAGCCGAGAATCTCTTCTTTAGTTACGATTCGACTCTCAGAGATAATGGCGATTTAATTGGCGAAGATATGAAAGTTTTGGCCAATGAAAAAGTCAAGCAACTGCAAGCCGCAATGACTAATCCCAGTATTTCTGTACAGGAATTTCAGCAGTATTTGGATGACTTCCAAAAAACCTTATTTGCCATTGGTGCGAATGTCTACAACCGCGCTAACAACCAACTGGATGAGGGACAGGAAGTTTCCGAAGAACTGTTTACCTCACAACCAGAGCAACCAATTAGTGGCACCCTAATACCAGAATTTAACTTTGATTTTGATGACGAAAATACTGCACAGGCTGATTACGAGGCGATAGATTAG
- a CDS encoding saccharopine dehydrogenase-like oxidoreductase: protein MNPEQVKSSLNISPAIRVGVLGFGGLGQAAAKVLAGKREMILVAAADQKGYAYAAEGLKTDACIKTYQAQGSLGYLEPVGTLTNNSIQDLIASAQPVDGYFLALPNLPNDFIPSVAKEFIKSGWRGVLVDAIKRTTAVEQLLSMKAELEAAGITYMTGCGATPGLLTAAAALAAQSYAEIHKVEITFGVGIANWEAYRATVREDIGHMPGYTVETARMMTDAEVEALLDRTNGVLTLENMEHADDVMLEFAGIVGRDRVTVGGVVDTRNPKKPLSTNVKVTGRTFEGKISTHTFTLGDETSMAANVCGPAFGYLKAGKQLHQRGIYGIFTAAEIMPQFVK, encoded by the coding sequence ATGAATCCAGAACAAGTCAAAAGTTCTCTAAATATTTCGCCAGCGATACGTGTAGGAGTACTGGGTTTCGGTGGACTCGGACAAGCAGCCGCCAAGGTACTAGCTGGTAAACGGGAAATGATTTTAGTCGCAGCAGCAGATCAAAAGGGTTACGCCTATGCTGCTGAGGGTTTAAAAACAGATGCTTGCATTAAAACCTACCAGGCTCAGGGTTCTTTAGGTTATTTAGAGCCAGTCGGCACTTTAACAAACAATAGTATTCAAGATTTAATCGCCAGCGCTCAACCTGTAGATGGTTATTTTCTAGCTTTACCCAACCTGCCCAATGATTTTATTCCCTCAGTAGCCAAAGAATTTATTAAATCTGGTTGGCGGGGTGTATTGGTGGATGCAATTAAGCGTACCACCGCCGTAGAACAACTGCTATCCATGAAAGCAGAACTGGAAGCTGCAGGAATTACTTACATGACTGGGTGTGGCGCAACACCAGGACTATTAACCGCCGCTGCCGCCTTAGCCGCCCAAAGCTACGCCGAAATTCACAAAGTTGAAATTACCTTTGGTGTGGGAATTGCCAACTGGGAGGCCTATCGCGCCACCGTTCGGGAAGATATCGGTCATATGCCTGGTTATACAGTAGAAACAGCCAGAATGATGACCGATGCAGAAGTAGAAGCCTTACTAGATAGAACTAATGGTGTGCTGACCCTAGAGAATATGGAACACGCCGATGATGTAATGTTAGAGTTTGCCGGAATAGTAGGGCGCGATCGCGTGACTGTTGGGGGTGTAGTCGATACACGTAATCCCAAAAAGCCCCTCAGCACTAACGTTAAAGTCACAGGGCGTACTTTTGAAGGTAAAATTTCCACCCATACCTTTACCCTGGGGGATGAAACCAGCATGGCAGCCAATGTCTGCGGCCCAGCTTTTGGCTATCTCAAAGCAGGTAAACAATTGCATCAACGTGGCATTTATGGCATCTTTACCGCGGCAGAAATTATGCCCCAATTTGTGAAGTAA
- a CDS encoding HD family phosphohydrolase codes for MLVVISLSSGLGYRFYNQPQLDVGKVAPQTLTAPNSTHIEDVKTTAEKRREARSGALAVWVVDSQVNEQIKQHLQQLLAEGEQIREQVGKFPLIQTSVLSTATQTYLRQAPEAEWQTVLQTLEKNTKVAGLNSTQQQALRNLRIYRESNSSQALSQLLKAIAQARQRYATTLKTLNNNAITQATTIYDGSFLNLSDADWRETKIQIHHTLERMLAQGIYPGLSAINLDSAIEMQVSVSIPKTAQPVAKRLLSAVVTPNLIKDIEQTKLIAEQAAQAVEPTIVSIQKGEVIVKAGEKITQADFVLLDHFRLSQRRIDWLHLTRFTAIVGLAVAVFRLVEKRVYAKLRSSDYALIILLTLSAPLLIFLTKSFTGLPAIGLLIGSFYGTAIGGTVMGLLGILLSIGTELNWHDLIPSATSGILGGLMAGQWRFPGREALRTREELATLGILIGLTQGVVYLLVNTAIAPLWYAVLGTAVLNGLAGLLWSILALGISPYLETVFDLVTPIRLAELSNPNRPLLKRLAHETPGTFQHTLFVATLAEAAARALHCHVELVRAGVLYHDIGKMHDPLGFIENQMAGPNKHDEINDPWKSAEIIKKHVSEGLVMARQYKLPSAIQAFIPEHQGTILIAYFYQEAQQQQKHNPEIGLHESDFRYDGPIPQSKETGIAMLADACEAALRSLKDATPEVALAMVNKILKARWQDNQLVDSGLTREEMSQIAYIFVQVWQQFHHKRIPYSKS; via the coding sequence GTGTTGGTTGTAATATCTCTCTCCAGTGGACTAGGTTACCGTTTTTATAATCAACCACAACTTGATGTAGGAAAGGTAGCTCCTCAAACGCTGACTGCACCTAATTCAACTCATATTGAAGATGTAAAAACGACAGCAGAAAAACGCCGGGAAGCACGTAGTGGTGCGTTGGCGGTATGGGTTGTTGATTCACAAGTAAATGAGCAAATTAAACAACATCTCCAGCAATTATTGGCAGAAGGAGAGCAAATCCGCGAGCAGGTGGGTAAATTTCCATTGATTCAAACTTCAGTCTTGTCCACAGCCACGCAAACTTACCTCAGACAAGCACCAGAAGCCGAATGGCAAACAGTATTGCAAACTTTGGAGAAGAATACCAAAGTGGCTGGCTTAAATTCTACTCAACAGCAAGCGCTCAGGAATTTGCGAATTTATCGAGAGTCTAACTCCTCTCAGGCTTTATCTCAACTATTAAAAGCGATCGCTCAAGCTCGTCAGCGCTATGCTACCACTCTCAAGACCCTGAATAATAATGCCATTACTCAAGCTACAACCATTTATGATGGTAGTTTTTTAAATTTATCGGATGCAGATTGGCGGGAGACTAAAATCCAAATCCATCATACTTTAGAGCGAATGTTAGCACAGGGCATCTATCCAGGGTTATCCGCGATTAACTTGGACTCTGCAATCGAGATGCAGGTAAGTGTCTCTATTCCCAAAACAGCACAACCTGTAGCAAAACGATTGCTATCAGCGGTAGTTACTCCCAATCTCATTAAAGATATCGAGCAAACTAAACTGATTGCAGAACAAGCTGCACAAGCAGTAGAACCGACAATAGTCAGCATTCAAAAAGGTGAGGTTATTGTTAAGGCAGGAGAAAAAATTACTCAGGCTGATTTTGTACTATTAGACCATTTTCGTTTGAGCCAACGCCGCATCGATTGGCTGCATCTAACACGTTTTACGGCAATAGTAGGATTAGCAGTAGCTGTTTTTAGACTAGTAGAAAAACGGGTTTATGCCAAGTTAAGAAGTAGCGATTATGCCTTGATTATCCTTCTAACTCTCAGTGCGCCATTGCTGATATTCTTGACGAAATCATTTACAGGCTTACCAGCCATTGGGTTGCTTATTGGTAGCTTTTACGGTACGGCAATAGGGGGTACTGTAATGGGACTACTAGGAATATTGCTCTCCATTGGCACAGAGCTGAACTGGCATGATTTAATACCTAGTGCTACCAGCGGAATTTTGGGAGGATTAATGGCGGGACAATGGCGATTCCCTGGGAGAGAAGCACTGCGAACGCGAGAGGAATTAGCGACTTTAGGAATTTTAATTGGGTTGACCCAAGGAGTCGTTTATTTATTAGTAAATACTGCGATCGCTCCTCTTTGGTATGCTGTTCTTGGCACAGCAGTTCTCAATGGTTTGGCAGGGTTACTTTGGAGTATCTTAGCCTTAGGAATTAGCCCTTACCTAGAAACGGTATTTGATTTAGTGACACCAATTCGTTTGGCTGAATTGTCTAATCCCAACAGGCCTTTATTAAAACGCCTAGCGCATGAGACTCCTGGAACTTTTCAGCACACACTGTTTGTTGCAACTTTAGCAGAAGCCGCAGCAAGAGCATTACATTGCCATGTGGAATTGGTAAGAGCTGGAGTTCTGTATCATGACATTGGGAAAATGCATGATCCCCTAGGATTTATTGAAAATCAAATGGCAGGCCCCAATAAACACGATGAGATTAACGATCCCTGGAAAAGTGCGGAAATCATTAAAAAGCACGTGAGTGAAGGGCTAGTCATGGCTCGTCAGTATAAGCTACCTAGCGCTATTCAGGCTTTTATTCCCGAACACCAAGGAACTATCTTGATTGCGTATTTCTACCAGGAGGCACAGCAACAGCAGAAACATAATCCTGAGATAGGGTTGCACGAGTCAGATTTTCGCTATGATGGCCCTATTCCCCAATCCAAAGAAACAGGAATTGCCATGCTAGCTGACGCTTGTGAAGCAGCGTTGCGATCGCTCAAAGATGCAACCCCAGAAGTAGCACTAGCAATGGTGAATAAAATTCTGAAAGCACGTTGGCAGGATAATCAGTTGGTGGATTCAGGATTAACACGAGAAGAAATGTCTCAAATTGCTTATATTTTTGTTCAGGTTTGGCAGCAGTTTCATCACAAAAGAATCCCCTATTCTAAATCCTAA
- a CDS encoding GspE/PulE family protein — translation MTYSSPQRRSTALTTKTEFSPFGNKLVQTGYVNSEQMRQALIDSRKSGIPLTEMLESITGRQLSPELVRQYKKQQLFELKILYGVEFLDPEVNQLANTMVGRLIETLIPVDICRRHRLIPLSKHDDQTPPCVLVAMVDPDNLEASDDLNRILRPQGLALQRMVITQEDYQQLINQYLDELAIRQKHLEQEKFTDINQDLENLNNLDIEDAPDDMEADLGAAMKGAEDAPVINLVNRILAKALHEKVSDIHIEPQEENLRIRFRKDGVLRQAFDPLPKKIVAAVTARFKIISSLDIAERRLPQDGRIRRMFEGRKVDFRVNTLPSRYGEKICLRILDNSSTQLGLHKLITDQETLDIVKDMVSRPFGLILVTGPTGSGKTTSLYSALAEKNDPGVNISTVEDPIEYSLPGITQVQVIREKGLDFATALRAFLRQDPDVLLVGETRDKETAKTAIEAALTGHLVLTTLHTNDAPGAIARLGEMGIEPFMVSSSLIGVLAQRLVRRVCPDCRIPYTPTTEELARYGMSASQEVNVTFYKANSLPNEAQAEAKAKGQQVCSTCNGVGYKGRCGVYEVMRITENLQTLINEEAPTERIKEVAVEEGMKTLLAYSLDLVRQGSTTLEEVERVTFTDTGLEAELKAKRKSGLTCRTCDATLQPEWLDCPYCMTPRFSD, via the coding sequence ATGACTTACTCGTCACCGCAACGGCGCAGTACCGCTCTAACTACAAAAACAGAGTTTTCGCCCTTTGGCAACAAGCTAGTACAGACTGGCTATGTGAATAGCGAACAGATGAGACAGGCGCTAATTGACAGCCGCAAGTCTGGTATCCCCCTAACGGAGATGCTAGAGTCAATCACTGGCCGGCAATTATCACCTGAGTTAGTTAGACAATACAAGAAACAACAGTTATTTGAATTAAAAATACTATACGGGGTTGAATTCCTCGATCCGGAGGTCAACCAACTTGCTAATACGATGGTGGGGAGGTTAATTGAAACCCTCATTCCCGTAGACATTTGTCGTCGCCATCGCTTAATACCCCTATCAAAACATGACGACCAAACCCCACCTTGTGTTTTAGTGGCAATGGTCGATCCGGATAATTTAGAAGCTTCCGATGATCTCAACCGCATCTTGCGCCCACAAGGCTTAGCTTTGCAGCGCATGGTAATTACCCAGGAAGACTATCAACAGCTGATCAATCAATACCTAGATGAACTAGCTATTAGGCAAAAACATCTAGAACAAGAAAAGTTTACAGATATCAATCAAGATTTAGAAAACCTGAATAATCTTGATATAGAAGATGCTCCTGATGATATGGAGGCTGATTTAGGAGCAGCGATGAAAGGTGCAGAAGATGCACCAGTCATCAATCTTGTCAATAGAATTCTGGCTAAAGCCTTGCATGAAAAGGTTTCGGATATTCACATTGAACCGCAGGAAGAAAATCTCCGCATTCGCTTTCGTAAGGATGGGGTGCTGCGTCAAGCGTTTGACCCCCTGCCGAAAAAAATCGTGGCGGCGGTAACAGCCAGGTTTAAAATCATTTCTAGCCTAGACATTGCGGAGAGACGTTTACCCCAAGACGGACGTATCCGGCGGATGTTTGAGGGACGTAAAGTCGATTTCCGCGTCAACACCTTACCCAGTCGCTACGGGGAAAAGATTTGTCTGCGGATTTTGGATAATTCCTCAACTCAACTCGGATTACATAAGCTGATTACTGACCAAGAAACCTTAGATATTGTTAAGGACATGGTCAGCCGTCCCTTTGGTTTGATTTTGGTTACAGGCCCTACTGGTTCTGGTAAAACGACATCGTTATATTCGGCGTTGGCAGAAAAGAACGATCCTGGAGTCAACATCAGTACAGTAGAAGACCCAATTGAGTACAGTTTGCCAGGGATTACTCAAGTACAAGTAATTCGGGAAAAAGGGCTAGATTTTGCTACCGCTTTGCGGGCTTTTTTGCGGCAAGATCCAGATGTGTTACTCGTGGGTGAAACCAGAGACAAAGAAACTGCAAAAACTGCAATTGAGGCAGCCTTAACAGGTCACTTAGTATTAACCACCTTACACACCAATGATGCCCCAGGTGCGATCGCTCGTTTGGGAGAAATGGGCATTGAACCTTTCATGGTTTCTAGTTCTTTGATTGGTGTATTAGCACAACGTTTGGTTAGGCGTGTTTGTCCTGATTGTCGTATTCCCTATACTCCTACAACCGAAGAACTGGCTCGTTATGGTATGTCTGCTTCTCAAGAAGTCAATGTCACTTTCTACAAAGCTAATTCCTTGCCTAACGAAGCCCAGGCCGAAGCTAAAGCCAAAGGTCAACAAGTATGTTCCACCTGTAATGGCGTTGGATATAAAGGGCGTTGTGGTGTTTATGAAGTTATGCGAATCACCGAAAACTTACAAACTCTGATCAACGAAGAAGCACCAACGGAACGAATTAAGGAAGTCGCAGTAGAAGAAGGGATGAAAACCTTGCTGGCTTACAGCCTAGATTTAGTTCGCCAAGGCTCAACCACCCTAGAAGAAGTCGAGCGAGTCACGTTTACTGATACCGGTTTGGAAGCTGAGCTAAAAGCTAAACGCAAGAGTGGGCTGACGTGCCGCACTTGTGATGCCACTTTACAACCGGAATGGTTAGATTGTCCCTACTGTATGACACCTCGCTTTTCTGATTAG
- a CDS encoding type IV pilus twitching motility protein PilT — protein MEMMIEDLMEQMIEMGGSDMHLSAGLPPYFRISGKLTPIGEHVLTADQCQRLIFSMLNNTQRKTLEQTWELDCSYGVKGLARFRVNVYKDRGSYAACLRALSSKIPNFDKLGLPDVVREMTEKPRGLILVTGPTGSGKTTTLAAMIDLINRTKAEHILTVEDPIEFVYEPIKSLVHQRQLGEDTKSFANALKAALREDPDIILVGEMRDLETISLAISAAETGHLVFGTLHTSSAAQTVDRIIDVFPHERQTQVRVQLSNSLVAVFSQTLVPKKNPKPGEYGRVMAQEIMVITPAISNLIREGKTSQIYSAIQTGGKLGMQTLEKVLADLYKAGTISFEAAMSKTSKPDEIQRLIGGAPQAAGAKPGANGVAKAH, from the coding sequence ATGGAGATGATGATTGAAGACTTGATGGAGCAGATGATTGAAATGGGGGGTTCGGATATGCATTTATCCGCAGGTTTACCACCCTATTTCCGGATTAGTGGCAAACTCACTCCCATAGGCGAGCATGTATTGACTGCAGATCAGTGTCAGAGACTGATTTTTAGTATGCTCAACAATACTCAGCGTAAAACTTTAGAACAGACCTGGGAACTAGATTGTTCTTATGGTGTAAAAGGCTTGGCTCGGTTCCGCGTCAATGTTTATAAGGATCGTGGTTCCTACGCTGCTTGTTTACGTGCTCTCAGCTCCAAAATTCCTAACTTTGACAAATTAGGGTTGCCAGATGTAGTCCGGGAAATGACAGAAAAGCCCAGAGGATTGATTTTGGTGACAGGGCCCACTGGTTCTGGTAAGACAACTACCTTGGCGGCAATGATTGACTTGATTAACCGCACCAAGGCAGAGCATATCTTGACGGTGGAAGATCCAATTGAATTTGTGTATGAACCAATTAAAAGCTTGGTTCACCAGCGACAACTTGGTGAAGATACCAAGAGTTTTGCTAATGCTTTAAAAGCAGCTTTGCGGGAAGATCCAGATATTATTCTGGTTGGGGAAATGCGGGATTTAGAAACGATTTCTTTGGCTATTTCTGCTGCGGAAACAGGGCACTTAGTATTTGGAACTTTGCACACCAGTTCTGCTGCACAGACTGTTGACCGGATTATTGACGTTTTCCCCCACGAAAGACAAACCCAGGTACGGGTTCAGTTGTCAAACTCTCTAGTAGCTGTGTTTAGCCAAACTTTAGTACCCAAGAAAAATCCCAAACCAGGTGAATATGGTCGGGTGATGGCTCAAGAAATTATGGTTATTACTCCTGCTATTTCTAACTTAATTCGAGAAGGGAAAACATCTCAAATTTACTCCGCAATCCAGACTGGGGGTAAGTTGGGTATGCAAACCCTAGAAAAAGTTTTAGCTGATTTGTATAAAGCGGGAACTATCTCTTTTGAAGCTGCTATGTCTAAAACTTCTAAGCCTGATGAAATTCAACGTCTCATTGGTGGAGCACCACAAGCAGCAGGAGCAAAACCTGGTGCTAATGGTGTTGCAAAAGCTCATTAA
- a CDS encoding type II secretion system F family protein codes for MPTYVARVRDSQGKSRTEKFTAESLAQARTNLRDQGLVVQDLKESKGGFNFDLQKFQTSMVKVSVKDKAVFSRQFAVLTNAGVAIVRSLGVLSEQCSNPKLKVALNDISNDVQSGTNLSDAMRKHPDCFDNLYVSMVQAGEIGGVLDDVLNRLAKLLEDVARLQNQIKAALSYPMVVGFLATSIFVGMTVFLIPIFAKIFKDIGIELPPLTQFLMDCSAILRSLWSVVIIAVLVGLSIAYKQYYKTAVGKQTIDRISLKVPLFGDLIQKSSVARFSRTFGSLTRSGVPILTCLEIVRDTSGNQIVANAIDAARIEIQQGGMISVALQKDAVFPAMAIQMISIGEETGELDGMLMKVADFYEDEVEQAVKALTSVLEPLMIVVLGGMVGTILLAMYLPMFKVFEKMG; via the coding sequence ATGCCTACCTATGTTGCCCGCGTGCGGGACTCACAAGGAAAATCCAGAACTGAAAAATTTACCGCTGAATCCTTGGCTCAAGCCCGTACTAATCTGAGAGACCAAGGTTTAGTTGTCCAAGATTTGAAAGAATCCAAAGGTGGATTTAACTTTGACTTACAGAAATTTCAGACATCAATGGTCAAAGTTTCTGTTAAAGATAAAGCAGTTTTTTCTCGCCAATTTGCCGTTTTAACCAATGCAGGTGTAGCGATTGTTAGAAGTTTAGGAGTACTTTCGGAACAATGTAGCAATCCTAAATTAAAAGTAGCTTTGAATGATATTAGTAATGATGTGCAAAGTGGGACAAATCTTTCAGATGCAATGCGGAAGCATCCTGATTGCTTTGATAATTTGTATGTCAGTATGGTTCAAGCTGGCGAAATTGGTGGGGTGCTAGACGATGTATTAAATCGGTTAGCTAAGTTATTAGAAGATGTAGCACGCCTACAAAATCAAATCAAAGCTGCGTTGTCTTATCCTATGGTTGTTGGTTTTTTAGCAACATCAATCTTTGTCGGGATGACTGTTTTTTTGATTCCAATTTTTGCCAAAATCTTTAAAGACATCGGTATAGAATTACCTCCTCTAACACAGTTTTTGATGGATTGTAGTGCAATATTACGCAGTTTATGGTCTGTAGTGATTATTGCTGTACTTGTCGGTCTATCAATTGCCTATAAACAGTATTACAAAACTGCTGTTGGTAAACAAACAATAGACCGTATCTCTCTAAAGGTGCCTTTGTTTGGTGATTTGATTCAAAAATCATCAGTTGCCCGCTTTAGCCGTACTTTTGGATCATTAACTCGTTCTGGTGTACCTATCCTCACTTGTTTAGAAATTGTCCGAGATACATCAGGAAATCAAATTGTCGCTAATGCCATAGATGCAGCCCGAATAGAAATTCAACAAGGTGGCATGATTAGTGTTGCTTTGCAAAAAGATGCCGTTTTTCCAGCTATGGCAATTCAGATGATTAGCATTGGCGAAGAAACTGGGGAATTAGATGGGATGTTAATGAAAGTTGCTGACTTTTATGAAGATGAAGTTGAGCAAGCAGTTAAAGCATTAACTAGTGTTTTAGAACCACTAATGATTGTTGTCTTAGGGGGTATGGTTGGGACAATTTTGTTAGCGATGTATCTGCCTATGTTCAAGGTATTTGAAAAGATGGGCTAA